TTGACGACCGGGACGGCTTCGTCGTCGGCCGTGTGCCACAGGAACGTCGGCGGTGTCCGGGCGTCGACGTGTCGATCGACGGCCAGGGTCGCGCGGGCGGCGCTGTCGGCGTCGTCGCCGAGCAGGCGGTCACCGCAGCCCTGGTGCCCTCCGTCGGCCCCGTCGAGACTGATCACGGGGTAGCAGAGGACCGCGAAGTCCGGTCTCTCGTCGGCTGAGGACGGTTCGCCGGTGGGGTGGACGCCGGTGGCCAGCATTCCGGCGAGGTGGCCGCCGGCGGAGAAGCCCAGGACGCCGACGCGGTGTGGATCGACCTGTGCGTGCTGACGCACGTGGTGCAGGGCTTGGCGTGCGTCGAGGAGACCTGCGGGGTGGCGGTGCGGGTCGACCCGGTAGCGCAGGACGAAGGCGTGCAGACCCAGGCCGTTGAGCCACTGCGCGACGGGTTCGGCCTCGTGATCGGCGTGCCGCAGGTAAGAGCCGCCGGGCAGCACCAGCACCGCGGGACGCCGCTCGGACGTGTCGATCAGGTGCTCGGCGAGCTTCACCGAACGGACCTCGCGGCGTCGAGCCAGGGCACGCCGCTGCCGGCCATGCTGTCGTAGAACGGGTGGCCTTCGGTGATCTCGCCCTGCTCGATCGTCTTCCCGGTGAACGCGGAGGCGTAGACGGCGGCCACGAACTCCATGGTCACCCGCGTGTCCGCGGTGGAGACGGGTGGCCTGCGGCCGGCGTCCAAGGCGTCGAGGACGGCGGTGAACTGGGCGGTGTGGCCGCTCGGCGTGTCGGCGGGCCCGCTTTCCCACGCCGAGAGGACGTCCGGCGTGCCGGGGGCGGCGGTGAGGGTCCAGTCTGCGTCCGAGTACCCGTAGAGGTGCTCCAGTTCCACGGTCGCCCGCTCGAAGTCGAAGCGCAGTTGGCTGGTCTGGCGCGGCGAGATCACCGAGTTGACCACGGTGGCCAGCGCTCCCGACTCGAACCGGACCAGCGCGGCGGACACGTCCTCGGTGTCGGTCGGCCGGGCCTGGCGGGCGGCGACGGCGGTGACGCTGGTCCACTGGCCCAGGATCGACAGCAGCAGGTCGAACTGGTGGATGCCGTGGCCCATCGTCGGCCCGCCGCCCTCCAGCTCCCACTTGCCCCGCCACGGCACCGCGAAGTAGTCGTCGTCGCGGAACCACAGCGTGTGCGCCGACGCCACCAGCGGCCGACCCAGCACGCCCTCGGCCAGCAAGCGGCGCAACCGGACCGCCCCGGAGCCGAACCTGTGCTGGAACACGGTGGCCACGGGCACCCCGGCCTCGGCCTCGGCGGCACGCAGCCGGTCGAACTCGGCCAGCGACAGCACCGGAGGCTTCTCCACCACGGGCGACGCGCCGGCCGCCAGGCACTCCAGCGCCAAGGCCAGGTGGGAACCGGGCGGCGTGCAGAGGTGGACCAGGTCGGGCCGCTGGGCTTCGAGCAGCTCGGTCAGGCTCGCGTAGGCCGGCACGTCCCACGCCGCGCCGAAGGCCGCTGCCCGGTCGGGCTGCACGTCGACCGCGCCGACGAGCCGGGCGCGGCCGGCCGACTGGACGACCGCTTCGGCGTGCGCGGCGGCGATCGCGCCCGTGCCGACGATCGCGCAGGTGTAGGTGGTCACGAAGAGTGCTCCTTGTCGGCTACGGCTTGATCGACGGCGTAGGGGCGAAGGCGTCCGCACATGCCGAACGCCCGTTCCGGTGCGGGTTCGGGCGCCTGGAACACGGCTGCCCGTTCGAGGTGCCCGGCGACGCCCACGGTCAGGTCGCTGGTCATGGCCAGGCCGGTCTCGGCCCGGCTGAGCGGGCCGTCGCGCACGATCGCCGGCCAGCGTGCGGCACGGTCTTGGACCAGGGCCGCGGCGGCAGCGTAGAACTCCCGCAGCGGCTCCTGGTCTCCGGCGCGGATCGCGTCACGGATGCGGGTGAAACCCTCCACCGCGAGGTCGCGCCGCTTGCGGGCGTCGGCGGCGCGTTCGGCCTCCGTCGTCCGGGGCGGCAGGGTCGCGGCGGCGCGGTAGCGGTCCGGGTCTGCGACGACGTCGGGCGGGAACGTCATGACGGCGTCACCGGCTTCGGGCAGGCCGGCGTTGTCCATCAGGACGATGACCTGGAGGTCGCCGTGGTTGACGGCCCGGTGGATGGTGCCGGGGGTGAACCAGACGACCGTCCCGTGACCCAGTGCGATCTCACGGCAGCCGTCGAGGTTCACCGTGTGCAGTTCGCCCTTCCCGCCGACGACCACGTAGCACTCGGTCGAGGCCAGGTGCACGTGCGGGCTGCCGCCGACGACACCGTCCGGTGCGGCGTCGTCGTAGATGTCGAGGAACGACAACGAGGTCCCGCCCGGGAACGTGCTCACGAGGCGTCCGCGCGGCGCAGCACGTCGCACACGGAGTCGGCCAGGGCCGTCGCGTCCGCCACGCCACCGTCGGCCACGCCCGTGCCGTACCGGAACCGCACGGTGTCACCGTCGGCGACGGCCAGTTCTTCGCTGAAGAACGGCGCCGGGTTCAGGCAGGCGAAGTCCTCGGTCCGGGCGAACCAGCGCGGCGGGTGGTGCGGGTTGGCCGAGTGGTCGACCATGAGCACCAGGGACTCCGCGTCGTCGCCGTCGTGACGGCCCGCGAAGGCCATCCACTCGGCCCGTTGGCCACGCAGTTCCTCGCCGCCGACGCCGTCGGACGTGACCAGGCTCCCGCCGGTGAACGAACGCGGGCCGCGCCAGAACAACCCGCCGTAACCGGCGTTCTCCCGGCCGCGCGTGGTCGGCGAGCCGAACGCGATCTCGTGGCCGGAGGTGTTGGTCATGGTGGTGTCGAAGGTAAGCGCCCACGCCGCGTCGGACAGCAGCGTGGCGGTGATCGTGCGGCGCTCGGTGATGATCGTGTGCCCGGCTTGGGTGATCCAGTCCAGCTCGTGGGAGAACCAGGCGGTCTCCCCCTCGGCGCCGATGTCGACCACACGGCGGTGCTGCTGGGTGCCGTTGTTGTCCAGCTGCACGTAGGACTGCCCGTGGACGTAGGTCGGGCCGCCCCAGAAGTTCTCGTCGCCGACGTTCGGCAGCGACCAGGCGATGCCCTTGTGCCACACGTGGTCGTGCGGCCGGAACAGGCTCACCAGCCGTCCGGCCCGGGTGTGGATCGGGTGCAGGAACGGCTTGGGCGACTCCAGGAGCGGGGTGTCGGGCACGTAGGTGTAGCGGACGAGGTCGACCTCGCCGTCGCCGATGGTCAGCGACGACCCGACGTCGTGCCGGACCTCGATGGCGCTCACAGTGACAGCTCCGGGACCTCGACCCAGCGGCGCTGGGCGGACGACTCCAGGCCGAGTTCGGCCAGGTTGATGCCCCGCGCGCCGGACATCAGGTCGTGCACGTGCGGGCGGCCGGCCAGCACGTCGCGCAGGTACTCCTCCCACTGGACCTTGAAGCCGTTGTCGAAGTCGGCGTTGTCGGGGATCTCCGACCACCCGGCGCGGAAGTCCTCCGGCACGGCCAGGTCGGGGTTCCACACCGGCTTCGGCGTGTTCGACCGGTGCTGGGCGACGCAGCGGCGCAGGCCCGCGACGGCGCTGCCCTCCGTGCCGTCGACCTGGAACTCCACCAGCTCGTCCCGGTGGACGCGCACGCACCAGGACGAGTTGATCTGCGCGACGATCCCGCCGTCGAGCTCGAACGTGGCGTAGGTGGCGTCGTCGGCGGTGGCGTCGTAGGGCGCGCCGGACTCGTCCCAGCGGCGCGGCACGTGCGTGACCGCCTTGGCGGACACGCCCCTGACCTTGCCAAACAGGTTCTCCAGCACGTAGTTCCAGTGGCAGAGCATGTCCACGGCGATGCCGCCGCCGTCCTCGGCGCGGTAGTTCCAGCTCGGCCGCTGCGCGGGCTGGAGGTCGCCCTCGAACACCCAGTAGCCGAACTCGCCGCGCACGGACAGGACCTGGCCGAAGAACCCGCTCTCGACCAGGCGGCGCAGCTTCAGCAGGCCGGGCAGGTAGAGCTTGTCGTGCACCACACCCGCGACGATGCCGGCTTCCTGCGCCCGGCGGGCCAGCGCGAGCGCGCCTTCGACGGTGGTGGCCGTGGGCTTCTCGGTGTAGATGTGCTTGCCGGCGTCGATCGCGGCGGTCAGCGCCTTCTCGCGGGTGGCGGTGATCTGGGCGTCGAAGTAGACCGACACCTCGTCGTCGGCGAGCACCGCGTCCAGGTCCGTGCTCCAGCGCTTGACGTCGTGGCGCTCGGCGATGTCGCGCAGCTTGGCCTCGTTGCGGCCCAGCAGGACCGGTTCGACCTGGACGCGCCGGCCGTCGGGCAGCGCGAGCCCGCCCTCGTCCCGGATGGCGAGGATGGACCGGACCAGGTGCTGGCGGTAACCCATCCGGCCGGTCACACCGTTGAGCGCGATGACGATCTTGTCCACCCGGGAACTCCCTCTGGATCTGCGGCTTGGAAAGCGCTTTCCAAGCAGTATTGAACGCGTCCGCCACCTCGTCAAGGCAGTCCGCCTGCGCTCGGGCCGTTGACAAGGGGATGCGGAAAGCGCTTTCCTCGTCCGGTGATGAACCACGTGGTCGTAGCGCTGGACTCGTTCAAGGGCTCGTTGTCCGCCCGACGGGCCACGGCCGCCGTCGCCCGTGGCCTGCGTCGTCGCGCGTCCGCGCTGGTCGTGCACGAGCACCCGGTGGCCGATGGCGGTGACGGCACGCTCGACGCCCTGGCCACCGCGGGCTTCACGTCCGTGCCGGTCACGTCGACGGATCCGCTGGGTCGGCCGGTCGAGGCGTGCTACGCGTCACGTGACGGCGTGGCGGTGGTCGAACTGGCCGTCGCTTCGGGGCTCGGCCTGGTCGCGGACGTGCCGTTGACGGCTCAGCGGGCGGCTGCGGCGTCTACCTACGGCACCGGCCAGGTGATCGCCGCGGCGCTGGACGCAGGCCACCGCACGGTCGTGGTCGGGCTCGGCGGCAGCGCCACCACCGATGGCGGTTCAGGCCTGCTCGCGGCTCTCGGCGTGCGCCTGTTCGACGCCGACGGGGCCGAGGCGGACGCCACGACCTCGCCGCTGAACGCCGTCCGCGCGGTCGACATGACCGGACTGCACCCGAGCTTGACCGGCTCTGACCGGGTGGAACTGGTGGTGGCGAGCGACGTGGACAACCCGCTGCTGGGCGCGCACGGCGCGGCGGCGGTCTACGGCCCGCAGAAGGGCGCGGACGCCGTCATGGTCGCCGATCTGGACGCCGCCCTGACTCGCTGGGCCGACCTGCTGCACGCGGCGACCGGCGTGGACGCGGCGTCGTCGCCCGGCGCGGGTGCCGCCGGTGGCGCCGGATTCGCCCTGTTCACGCTAGGCGCCCACGCACGTCGGGGTATCGACCTGGTGCTGGAGCTGACCGGGCTGGCGCACCGGTTGACCGGTGCACGGCTGGTCGTCACCGGAGAGGGTCGCCTGGACCACCAGACACTGCGCGGCAAGGCGCCGGCTGGGGTGGCCGCGGCAGCGCGGCAGGCCGGCGCCACCGTCGTCGCCGCGGCCGGAAGCTGCGCGCTCGACCTCGACGAACTGGCCGCCGCCGGCTTCGCCCGCGCGTTCACCCTGACCGACCTCGAACCCGACACCGCCCGCTGCCACGACCAGGCCGAACCGCTGCTGGAACGCCTGGGCGAGGACATCGCCGCCACCCTGCCCAACCCATGACCCCCGCGCGAGTCGAACGCTCACGCCCCGCGTGTCGAACGCTCAGGACCCCTGAGTTCCACGTTCCGAACGGTGAACTCGGAGGTCCTGGAGGTTCGACACGGTGGGCCTGGGTGTTCGACTCGCGCGGACTAGTGGGGGTGCCAGCGGGCGAACCAGGTGGCGGCGGCGCGGAGCGGCACCGGCAGCGGGGCGATGCCGGGGTACCAGGCCCGCTCCCACTCCAGCGACACCCAGCCCGACCAGTCCGCCAAGAGCTTCCCGCAGACGTCCAGCGGCACCGCGCCCTCGCCCGGCGGAACGGGGGTGGGATCGGCCGCCGCCACGTCCTTCACCTGGAAGTAGGCCAGGTACTCCCCCAGCACGCGGCGGGTGCGTTCCGGCGGCTCGCCCGCCCGCCACGGGTGCACCGCGTCCCACAGCACGGCGACGCGCTCCGGCTCACCGAACGGCGCGACCAGGCGCAACGCCGCCTCACCGGTCGGATGCGAATCGTGCGTCTCGACCAGCAGCCGGACGTCGTTCGCCCGCAGGTCCGGCAGGACGGCCGCGATGCGCTCCAGCCCCAGGTCCTCCCTCTCACCACCGGGGAACACCCGAACCGCGGGCGCACCCAGCGACGCGGCCAGCTCCACCAAGGCGCGCAACTCGTCCACGACCGGGCCCGGCCCGCAGACCTTCGGGTAACCCGCCAGGCACGCGATCTCCAACCCGGCATCGGCGACTTCCCGACGCACCCGCGCGGCCCGTGCCGCCGTCAGCCCGAGGTGGACCTCTTCGTCCGGGTGCACCCGGATCTCCAGCCCGTGACAACCGTGCTCGGCCGCGAGCCGCGCGCTGTCCCCCACCGGCGTGCCTGGCGCACCCAGCGTGCTCACCGCAAAACGCCAACCATTCATTGGAACACCCCCAGGAAGATCACGTCAGTCCGGCCGAACCAGGCGTCAGGCGATGTACGGGAGCTGCGCGGGCTCCACCCGTCCGAGCAGCGGCATGCCCTTCAGGTACCGGCCCACCTCGGCGACGGCGAACTCGCCCAGCGTGCGCACCTCACGTCCCTGCGCTCCGGCCAGGTGCGGCGTGATGAGGACGTTGGGCAGGGAGAAGAGCGGGTGACCGGGCGGCAGGGGCTCCGGGTCGGTGACGTCCAGGATGGCGGAGATCCGGCCGTCGACGCACAACCTCGTCAGCGCCTCGGTGTCGATCAGCGATCCGCGGGCGGAGTTGAGGACGACCGCGCCGTCGGGCAGGAGTTCCAGCCGGCGGGCGTCGAGCATGTGGTGGGTCTCGGGCAGGGCCGGCGCGTGCACGGTGACGAGGTCGCTGCGGCGGCACAGGTCGTCCATGCCCACCCGCTCGACGCCGAGGCTCGCCGCTTCGGCGGCGGTCACGTACGGGTCGTAGAGCAGGACTTCGACGTCGAACGACCGCAGCCGGCGCAGCACCAGGCGACCGATCCGGGACGCGCCGACGACCCCGACGGTGCAGTCGTGCAGCCCCGTGCCGTCACCGGCCAGCCAGTCACGCGGCGTGTCCTCGCCGGCGGTCGCGTAACGCCGGGCCCGGCTGAACGCCCGCTTGGCGCCCAACACCAGCATCGCCATGGTGTAGTCGGCGACCGGGACGGCGTTGATCTCGGCGGCGGACGACACCACAAGACCGCGCTCGAACACGACGGGGTCGAGGCGTGCCTTGACGGTGCCCGCGGCGTGGACGACGACCCGCAACCTGGGCGCGGCGGCCACCACGTCGGCGTCGATGCGCGGGCAGCCCCACCCGGTGAGCAGGATGTCCGCTTCCGCCAGGGCCGCCGCGGCGGCAGGCCCCTCGAAGGACGTGAACGTCGTCGCCGGGTCGATGTCGACCAGTTGCCTCAGCCGGGTGACGAGGTCGGGTGGGAAGACGTCGCGGTGCGCCCAAGGGGCGAGGGCGAAGACCGCGACAGGTCGCCGTGACACGGAGTGGGCTCCTATCGGTGGATCAGCGAGCGCCGACCGATGTAAACGTTTCCATCACGACCGTACTCTACGCACAACTACTCTCCGCCCACAACGCTCCTCACTGGACCGTCGTACCGTGACGACGTGCGCCTAAGTGGCCAAAGTGGGCCCCCGCAGGCTGTTGACGTACTCATGTAACCGTTTTATCTTGGTGAACATTCTGTTTCGGCTCTGCACCGCAAGAGAGGCCTCTGACGTGAGCATGACGCGGGTCCGCGGCGGCGCTGGTGGCACCAGCCCTCCGGTCGAGAAGCCACCACCCCGACCCCGGGACGACAGCTCGCGCTCCGGCCACCTGCGTCGCATCCGGGCGGACCTGGTGCTGCTGGCCGTCGCGGTGCCGGGCCTGGTCTACTTCCTGGTCTTCCACTACGGCGCCCTGTTCGGGAACGTGCTGGCCTTCCAGGACTTCATCCCGTTCCTCGGCGTCTCGGGCAGCGAGTGGGTCGGCCTGGCGCACTTCGAGCGCATGTTCGGCGACGCGCTGTTCTGGAACGCGGTGAAGAACACGCTGGTCATCGCGGCCCTCCAGCTGGTGTTCTTCTTCCCCGCGCCGCTGGCCCTCGCGCTGCTGCTGAACAGCGTCGTGGGCGACACCGTGCGGCGGTTCGTGCAGAGCGTGGTCTACCTGCCGCACTTCCTGTCGTGGGTGATCGTGGTGGCGCTGTTCCAGCAGATGCTGGGCGGCGCGGGCGTGCTCAACGGGTGGCTGTCGGACCTGGGCATGGGCACCGTGTCGATCATCGGCAACCCCGACGCGTACGGGCCGCTGGTGATCGCGCAGCTCATCTGGAAGGAATGCGGCTGGGCCACCATCATCTTCCTGGCCGCGCTGTCCCAAGTGGACGAACAGCAGTACGAGGCGGCGGCGCTGGACGGCGCGGGCTACTGGCGGCGGCTGTGGCACGTGACGCTGCCCGCGATCCGGCCGGTCATCGCGCTGCTGCTGGTGCTGCGGCTGGGCGAGTTCCTGTCCATCGGGTTCGAGCAGTTCTTCCTCCAGCGGCAGTCGGTCGGTCCGGAGACCGGCGAGGTGCTGGAGACGTTCGTGTACTTCACCGGCTTCGCGGGCGGCGACTTCGGCTACGCCGCGGCGGTCGGGCTGTTCAAGGGCGTGATCGGCGTGGCGCTCATCTACGCCGCCAACAAGGTCGCGCACAGGCTGGGCGAGCAGGGGGTCTACCAGAAATGAGCAGGACAGGCGCAGCTCCGGCGTGGATGGGCCGGCCCACCGTCGCGGTCCGCGCGGCCAAGGCCGTGGCGTTGACCGTGGTGGTCCTGCTGGTGGTCTTCCCGCTGTGGACGGTCCTGGCGACGAGCCTGGCCAGCCCGCAGACCGTCATCGACAACGGCGGGTGGGTGGTGTGGCCCGGCGAGTTCTCGTTCAGCGCGTACACCGAGATCCTCCAGGGCGGGATCATCACCCGCGCGATGCTGGTCAGCGCCGGCATCACCCTGGTCGGCACGGCGCTGAGCCTGGCGTGCACCATCGGCCTGGCCTACACGCTGAGCCGGCCCAAGGTCTACGGCGGCAAGCCCCTGCTGCTGTTGGTGCTGTTCACGTTCCTGTTCCCGCCGGGGATGGTGCCGCTCTTCCTGGTGGTGCAGAGCGCCGGGCTGTTCGACCAGTACGCCGCGCTGATCCTGCCGTTCCTGATCAACGTGTTCAACCTGGTCGTGATGCGCGGCTTCTTCCAGTCGATCCCGCCGGAGCTGATCGACGCCGCCCGGATCGACGGCGCGGGCGAGCTGGCGATCCTGCGCCGGATCGTGCTGCCGCTGTCGAAGGCGGTCATCGCGGTGATCGGCCTGTTCTACGCGGTCGCGTACTGGAACCGCTTCTTCGAGGCGATCATCTACTTCAACGACCAGACCAAGTGGCCGATCGGCACGGTGCTGCGCCAGTACGTCACGGGTGGCGCCTCGCTCGCCGAGACCTCGGGCGAGCTGGCCACCTCGTCCCCGCAGTCCGTGCAGATGGCCGTCGTCATGCTGGCGACGCTGCCCATCGTGTGCGTTTACCCGTTCTTGCAGCGCTACTTCGTCAAGGGCGTC
This is a stretch of genomic DNA from Saccharothrix ecbatanensis. It encodes these proteins:
- a CDS encoding alpha/beta hydrolase codes for the protein MKLAEHLIDTSERRPAVLVLPGGSYLRHADHEAEPVAQWLNGLGLHAFVLRYRVDPHRHPAGLLDARQALHHVRQHAQVDPHRVGVLGFSAGGHLAGMLATGVHPTGEPSSADERPDFAVLCYPVISLDGADGGHQGCGDRLLGDDADSAARATLAVDRHVDARTPPTFLWHTADDEAVPVVNSLRYAEAAARHDVPVELHVYPHGKHGLGLAVGEPAGAWTGLCADWLVVR
- a CDS encoding sugar phosphate isomerase/epimerase family protein, with protein sequence MSTLGAPGTPVGDSARLAAEHGCHGLEIRVHPDEEVHLGLTAARAARVRREVADAGLEIACLAGYPKVCGPGPVVDELRALVELAASLGAPAVRVFPGGEREDLGLERIAAVLPDLRANDVRLLVETHDSHPTGEAALRLVAPFGEPERVAVLWDAVHPWRAGEPPERTRRVLGEYLAYFQVKDVAAADPTPVPPGEGAVPLDVCGKLLADWSGWVSLEWERAWYPGIAPLPVPLRAAATWFARWHPH
- a CDS encoding carbohydrate ABC transporter permease, whose protein sequence is MSRTGAAPAWMGRPTVAVRAAKAVALTVVVLLVVFPLWTVLATSLASPQTVIDNGGWVVWPGEFSFSAYTEILQGGIITRAMLVSAGITLVGTALSLACTIGLAYTLSRPKVYGGKPLLLLVLFTFLFPPGMVPLFLVVQSAGLFDQYAALILPFLINVFNLVVMRGFFQSIPPELIDAARIDGAGELAILRRIVLPLSKAVIAVIGLFYAVAYWNRFFEAIIYFNDQTKWPIGTVLRQYVTGGASLAETSGELATSSPQSVQMAVVMLATLPIVCVYPFLQRYFVKGVVTGALKA
- a CDS encoding DUF6807 domain-containing protein translates to MSAIEVRHDVGSSLTIGDGEVDLVRYTYVPDTPLLESPKPFLHPIHTRAGRLVSLFRPHDHVWHKGIAWSLPNVGDENFWGGPTYVHGQSYVQLDNNGTQQHRRVVDIGAEGETAWFSHELDWITQAGHTIITERRTITATLLSDAAWALTFDTTMTNTSGHEIAFGSPTTRGRENAGYGGLFWRGPRSFTGGSLVTSDGVGGEELRGQRAEWMAFAGRHDGDDAESLVLMVDHSANPHHPPRWFARTEDFACLNPAPFFSEELAVADGDTVRFRYGTGVADGGVADATALADSVCDVLRRADAS
- a CDS encoding ABC transporter permease, whose product is MTRVRGGAGGTSPPVEKPPPRPRDDSSRSGHLRRIRADLVLLAVAVPGLVYFLVFHYGALFGNVLAFQDFIPFLGVSGSEWVGLAHFERMFGDALFWNAVKNTLVIAALQLVFFFPAPLALALLLNSVVGDTVRRFVQSVVYLPHFLSWVIVVALFQQMLGGAGVLNGWLSDLGMGTVSIIGNPDAYGPLVIAQLIWKECGWATIIFLAALSQVDEQQYEAAALDGAGYWRRLWHVTLPAIRPVIALLLVLRLGEFLSIGFEQFFLQRQSVGPETGEVLETFVYFTGFAGGDFGYAAAVGLFKGVIGVALIYAANKVAHRLGEQGVYQK
- a CDS encoding Gfo/Idh/MocA family protein, with the translated sequence MGYRQHLVRSILAIRDEGGLALPDGRRVQVEPVLLGRNEAKLRDIAERHDVKRWSTDLDAVLADDEVSVYFDAQITATREKALTAAIDAGKHIYTEKPTATTVEGALALARRAQEAGIVAGVVHDKLYLPGLLKLRRLVESGFFGQVLSVRGEFGYWVFEGDLQPAQRPSWNYRAEDGGGIAVDMLCHWNYVLENLFGKVRGVSAKAVTHVPRRWDESGAPYDATADDATYATFELDGGIVAQINSSWCVRVHRDELVEFQVDGTEGSAVAGLRRCVAQHRSNTPKPVWNPDLAVPEDFRAGWSEIPDNADFDNGFKVQWEEYLRDVLAGRPHVHDLMSGARGINLAELGLESSAQRRWVEVPELSL
- a CDS encoding Gfo/Idh/MocA family protein, translated to MTTYTCAIVGTGAIAAAHAEAVVQSAGRARLVGAVDVQPDRAAAFGAAWDVPAYASLTELLEAQRPDLVHLCTPPGSHLALALECLAAGASPVVEKPPVLSLAEFDRLRAAEAEAGVPVATVFQHRFGSGAVRLRRLLAEGVLGRPLVASAHTLWFRDDDYFAVPWRGKWELEGGGPTMGHGIHQFDLLLSILGQWTSVTAVAARQARPTDTEDVSAALVRFESGALATVVNSVISPRQTSQLRFDFERATVELEHLYGYSDADWTLTAAPGTPDVLSAWESGPADTPSGHTAQFTAVLDALDAGRRPPVSTADTRVTMEFVAAVYASAFTGKTIEQGEITEGHPFYDSMAGSGVPWLDAARSVR
- a CDS encoding hydroxyacid dehydrogenase, whose translation is MSRRPVAVFALAPWAHRDVFPPDLVTRLRQLVDIDPATTFTSFEGPAAAAALAEADILLTGWGCPRIDADVVAAAPRLRVVVHAAGTVKARLDPVVFERGLVVSSAAEINAVPVADYTMAMLVLGAKRAFSRARRYATAGEDTPRDWLAGDGTGLHDCTVGVVGASRIGRLVLRRLRSFDVEVLLYDPYVTAAEAASLGVERVGMDDLCRRSDLVTVHAPALPETHHMLDARRLELLPDGAVVLNSARGSLIDTEALTRLCVDGRISAILDVTDPEPLPPGHPLFSLPNVLITPHLAGAQGREVRTLGEFAVAEVGRYLKGMPLLGRVEPAQLPYIA
- a CDS encoding cupin domain-containing protein, which gives rise to MSTFPGGTSLSFLDIYDDAAPDGVVGGSPHVHLASTECYVVVGGKGELHTVNLDGCREIALGHGTVVWFTPGTIHRAVNHGDLQVIVLMDNAGLPEAGDAVMTFPPDVVADPDRYRAAATLPPRTTEAERAADARKRRDLAVEGFTRIRDAIRAGDQEPLREFYAAAAALVQDRAARWPAIVRDGPLSRAETGLAMTSDLTVGVAGHLERAAVFQAPEPAPERAFGMCGRLRPYAVDQAVADKEHSS
- a CDS encoding glycerate kinase; the encoded protein is MNHVVVALDSFKGSLSARRATAAVARGLRRRASALVVHEHPVADGGDGTLDALATAGFTSVPVTSTDPLGRPVEACYASRDGVAVVELAVASGLGLVADVPLTAQRAAAASTYGTGQVIAAALDAGHRTVVVGLGGSATTDGGSGLLAALGVRLFDADGAEADATTSPLNAVRAVDMTGLHPSLTGSDRVELVVASDVDNPLLGAHGAAAVYGPQKGADAVMVADLDAALTRWADLLHAATGVDAASSPGAGAAGGAGFALFTLGAHARRGIDLVLELTGLAHRLTGARLVVTGEGRLDHQTLRGKAPAGVAAAARQAGATVVAAAGSCALDLDELAAAGFARAFTLTDLEPDTARCHDQAEPLLERLGEDIAATLPNP